One genomic window of Candidatus Nanohalobium constans includes the following:
- a CDS encoding SDR family NAD(P)-dependent oxidoreductase, whose amino-acid sequence MNLEGKVAIVTGGSSGIGKAVVERLAWEGAEVVIADLDNEKGRKVAHEVGVEFKECDVSNFESVERVVEETVEMYGKLDLIVNNAGIGSVDGIEEMDIEEYRKIIQVNLDGVMHGCKAAVPHLKESEGCIINMASIYGLVGDKGSTAYNTAKGGVVNLTRSVANDLAEHNVRVNSICPGFVDTPMTADLKENEDFMAHIENMTPLGRMADPEEIASAVTFLASEEASYITGANIPVDGGWTSH is encoded by the coding sequence ATGAATCTTGAAGGAAAAGTAGCAATCGTAACCGGTGGTTCAAGCGGAATAGGAAAAGCAGTGGTTGAAAGGTTGGCATGGGAGGGCGCTGAGGTCGTAATAGCTGATTTAGATAATGAGAAAGGTCGGAAAGTTGCTCATGAAGTAGGCGTCGAGTTCAAGGAGTGCGATGTCTCCAACTTTGAAAGTGTGGAACGGGTAGTTGAGGAAACAGTTGAGATGTACGGAAAACTGGATTTAATTGTGAACAACGCCGGTATTGGCAGCGTCGATGGAATCGAGGAGATGGATATCGAGGAGTATCGTAAAATTATTCAAGTCAACTTGGATGGGGTTATGCATGGCTGCAAAGCCGCTGTACCTCACCTCAAAGAGTCAGAGGGATGCATCATCAACATGGCATCGATTTACGGCCTAGTCGGGGACAAAGGCTCAACAGCATACAACACAGCCAAAGGAGGAGTCGTCAACCTAACCCGAAGTGTTGCTAACGATCTAGCAGAACACAATGTAAGAGTAAACTCTATCTGTCCAGGATTCGTCGATACACCTATGACAGCGGACTTGAAAGAAAATGAAGACTTCATGGCACATATAGAAAACATGACTCCGCTTGGCAGGATGGCAGATCCGGAAGAAATCGCCTCAGCAGTGACTTTCCTAGCGTCAGAAGAAGCATCATATATCACAGGAGCAAATATCCCTGTCGACGGAGGATGGACCAGTCACTGA
- the rmuC gene encoding DNA recombination protein RmuC has protein sequence MIEIILGVGLLVLGGGVLYLGKELSELKGLQENQDFEVDKEKVQGAVSESWQNLELGEKIKSLEKEVENVGKEADQIEKLHQDIQTMLENPKERGEFGERKLEDILSRHLPSSMYSFQGTVAGKRPDAFIESSSGKVCIDSKFPLSKFRKMQEAETKEERESLKKKFRRDVKSQLDSVESKYVRPDSGTTDYAFEFVPSERVYYYLVKEEYDILDEYAKKGVQLVSPLTLGQKLELVKNDVHTAKLSQKAEDVQQSLKEISNSFSSFESEWETYRKHIKNAKNSSDRLESEFEGLKQRFERVNDL, from the coding sequence ATGATTGAAATTATCTTGGGAGTTGGACTTCTGGTGCTTGGTGGTGGCGTTCTCTACCTTGGAAAGGAGTTAAGCGAGTTGAAAGGTCTGCAAGAAAACCAAGATTTCGAAGTGGATAAGGAGAAGGTTCAGGGAGCTGTCAGCGAGTCCTGGCAGAACCTGGAACTGGGTGAGAAGATCAAGTCGTTGGAGAAAGAGGTTGAAAACGTCGGTAAAGAAGCAGATCAGATAGAGAAACTGCATCAGGATATCCAGACGATGCTAGAGAACCCCAAGGAACGAGGAGAGTTCGGCGAGAGAAAACTTGAAGACATCCTATCCCGGCACCTCCCAAGCTCGATGTACAGCTTTCAAGGAACGGTAGCAGGGAAGAGGCCTGATGCTTTCATCGAATCAAGCTCCGGTAAAGTATGTATCGACTCAAAGTTCCCGTTAAGCAAGTTCAGAAAAATGCAGGAGGCAGAGACCAAGGAAGAGAGGGAGAGTTTGAAGAAAAAGTTCAGAAGGGACGTAAAGTCTCAGCTGGACAGCGTCGAATCCAAGTATGTAAGACCTGACTCCGGAACAACAGATTACGCATTCGAATTCGTTCCTTCTGAAAGAGTATACTACTACCTCGTCAAGGAGGAATACGATATCCTAGATGAGTACGCGAAGAAAGGAGTTCAACTTGTCTCTCCACTGACTCTGGGTCAGAAACTGGAACTGGTTAAAAACGATGTTCATACCGCTAAATTGTCTCAAAAAGCGGAGGATGTTCAGCAGAGCCTGAAAGAAATCTCTAACTCGTTTTCCAGCTTTGAGTCTGAGTGGGAGACCTACAGGAAGCATATCAAGAACGCGAAGAACAGCTCCGATCGTCTGGAGTCGGAGTTTGAAGGTTTGAAGCAGAGGTTTGAACGGGTTAACGATCTCTAA
- a CDS encoding PD-(D/E)XK nuclease family protein, with product METEKAFNPKELAEKVSKYKLVLTVEASLADAVNSYLDDEKVFTPMQLVDADQDFRKKIFLETVEETDLTWKQASYLLENILSCWKHTGELEELLDRPEFDTEEVREIIEILRDTKTPYHQIEDYKLEAETVAVLKEYQFTEIDRKILPDEYDSIESFTEGNREFGEFKVFGSASEIAQSIKENLQELKPENVGIAVKPGTKYEPLIKSVLEAEDIPFQRRSHAQEDEDVRTFLSLLSTGLTKGTVRVQDVRPIIHQLDIRIPARYNNRKLDDLSEAEDFKDLLNAVQYLDFKDAVERYHELTERETKVPKVLEELELMDEQVSQENLNSIRYYLDSFEVEAEERNEGVLLADPTKVSQINREIVFHVGMDTDWMREVEDKDWIEKEEQEQKNLKDFKSLIQSGKSYFLVQDQELNEEIMPCFYFNELIDEEFSSFSELPHTKVQAEKSPEKHGFETQNYSTDSEKIEAISQSGLNSFVQSPRLYFMDQLVSDADQEKFRKGNLFHMYAEYHASNPEIAKDIEQDEIVSLMMEEIDEFADELDLEDLETEFRIGLENIRSYLKNQDLKELELDEYTETEDENIFVKEFPGGNDGLETEAYFKDKELGAKGKVDLILDKNHLVDFKSGRKYTVQKVLKKSHPELYEGEKFPDFQPLLYITFHRQHVEGKIHFTFLHFLNELGNSVNGEDAQTKTTITYHPENFQEKKASMEVFEYMIRDVAKSNDRRKTLEKLGYQQYSNFMEGRNLPEPFNKDKLLKSEFAAEFEEFAKQEVGDYKYVEKGVKKALKKLVDFRMENYFKEDADQMEDFVQEKLEEINEYMDSRFPVDANPDELHDRDLILK from the coding sequence GTGGAAACGGAAAAAGCATTCAACCCCAAAGAACTAGCCGAAAAGGTATCCAAGTACAAACTAGTTTTGACCGTTGAGGCTTCTCTGGCTGATGCAGTCAACAGTTACTTGGATGATGAAAAAGTCTTCACGCCGATGCAACTGGTTGATGCAGACCAGGACTTCAGGAAGAAGATTTTTCTTGAAACAGTTGAGGAAACAGACCTGACCTGGAAACAAGCATCTTATTTGCTGGAAAACATCCTGAGCTGTTGGAAACATACTGGTGAACTGGAAGAACTACTTGATCGTCCAGAGTTCGACACAGAAGAAGTCAGAGAGATAATAGAAATACTTAGAGATACAAAGACTCCCTACCACCAGATTGAAGATTACAAGCTAGAAGCTGAGACTGTAGCGGTCCTGAAAGAGTACCAGTTCACTGAGATCGATAGAAAGATTCTCCCAGACGAGTACGACAGCATAGAAAGCTTCACAGAGGGAAACAGAGAGTTTGGAGAGTTCAAGGTGTTTGGATCAGCATCGGAGATAGCCCAGAGCATCAAGGAAAACTTGCAGGAACTGAAGCCAGAAAATGTGGGTATCGCTGTAAAGCCCGGCACAAAGTACGAGCCATTGATCAAATCGGTTTTGGAGGCAGAGGATATCCCTTTCCAGCGTCGAAGCCATGCACAGGAGGATGAAGATGTAAGAACCTTCCTTTCTCTCCTAAGTACCGGTCTGACCAAGGGAACAGTCAGAGTGCAGGATGTACGACCTATAATCCATCAACTAGATATCAGAATCCCTGCCAGATACAACAATAGAAAATTAGATGATTTATCCGAAGCAGAAGATTTCAAGGATCTGCTGAACGCAGTGCAGTACCTTGACTTCAAAGACGCAGTCGAGAGATACCATGAGCTGACAGAGCGAGAAACCAAGGTACCGAAAGTCCTGGAAGAACTGGAACTGATGGACGAACAGGTCTCACAGGAGAACTTGAACTCTATAAGATACTATTTGGATAGCTTCGAGGTCGAAGCAGAGGAAAGAAATGAAGGAGTTCTACTAGCCGACCCTACAAAGGTTTCACAGATTAACAGAGAAATTGTCTTCCATGTCGGGATGGATACGGACTGGATGCGAGAAGTAGAAGACAAGGACTGGATAGAAAAAGAAGAGCAGGAGCAGAAGAACTTGAAGGACTTCAAATCACTGATCCAATCCGGCAAGTCCTACTTCCTAGTTCAGGACCAAGAACTAAACGAGGAGATCATGCCATGCTTCTACTTCAACGAATTAATCGATGAAGAGTTCTCATCGTTCTCAGAGCTGCCGCATACTAAAGTTCAAGCGGAGAAAAGCCCTGAGAAGCACGGATTTGAAACACAAAACTACAGTACAGATTCAGAGAAAATCGAGGCTATCAGCCAGTCCGGTTTGAACAGTTTCGTGCAGAGCCCTCGACTCTACTTCATGGACCAACTGGTGAGCGACGCCGACCAGGAGAAGTTCAGGAAAGGAAACCTATTCCACATGTACGCCGAATATCACGCCAGCAACCCAGAAATAGCCAAGGACATCGAACAGGATGAAATCGTAAGTTTGATGATGGAAGAAATCGATGAATTCGCCGACGAGTTGGATCTCGAAGATCTGGAGACGGAGTTCCGGATCGGTCTGGAGAATATCCGCAGCTATCTGAAAAATCAGGACCTGAAAGAGTTGGAGCTGGACGAGTACACTGAAACAGAAGACGAGAACATCTTTGTCAAGGAGTTTCCAGGAGGAAATGACGGGCTGGAGACAGAGGCATACTTCAAAGATAAGGAGCTAGGTGCCAAAGGAAAAGTCGACCTAATACTCGACAAAAACCACTTAGTCGACTTCAAATCCGGAAGAAAATACACAGTGCAAAAGGTGCTGAAAAAATCACATCCAGAACTATATGAAGGCGAAAAGTTCCCGGACTTCCAGCCACTCCTCTACATCACATTTCACCGGCAACATGTCGAGGGAAAAATCCATTTCACATTCCTACACTTCCTCAACGAACTCGGAAACAGTGTGAACGGGGAAGACGCACAGACAAAAACCACGATAACCTACCATCCTGAAAACTTCCAGGAAAAGAAGGCTTCAATGGAAGTATTCGAATACATGATCCGGGATGTCGCCAAAAGCAACGATCGGCGCAAAACACTGGAAAAACTCGGATACCAACAATACAGTAACTTCATGGAAGGAAGGAACCTGCCAGAACCATTCAACAAAGACAAACTACTGAAATCAGAGTTCGCAGCCGAATTCGAAGAATTCGCAAAGCAGGAAGTCGGAGACTACAAATATGTGGAAAAAGGCGTCAAAAAAGCACTGAAAAAACTGGTCGACTTCAGAATGGAAAACTACTTCAAAGAAGACGCCGACCAGATGGAAGATTTCGTACAAGAAAAACTGGAAGAAATCAACGAATACATGGACTCCAGATTCCCAGTCGATGCAAACCCAGATGAACTACATGATAGAGACTTAATTTTGAAGTAG
- a CDS encoding type II toxin-antitoxin system RelE family toxin has translation MKYEVILSPEAQEYLEKVDEKSEKIIRNKLKSLYEAPHPRPNRKAEGDVEKVTMNGQGIYRMHISRSHTAFYWIKEDENTVDVTNIVDIDKAHKMYD, from the coding sequence ATGAAGTATGAAGTTATTCTGAGCCCTGAGGCACAGGAGTACCTAGAAAAAGTAGATGAGAAGAGCGAGAAAATTATCAGAAACAAGTTGAAATCTCTTTACGAAGCGCCTCATCCACGGCCGAACAGGAAAGCCGAAGGAGATGTAGAAAAAGTCACGATGAACGGACAGGGAATCTACAGAATGCATATCTCAAGAAGCCACACCGCTTTCTACTGGATAAAGGAAGACGAAAACACAGTAGATGTCACAAACATCGTAGACATTGACAAAGCACATAAAATGTACGACTAA
- a CDS encoding UvrD-helicase domain-containing protein, translating into MTEFSPNKQQKELIENTEGIYLVDAGAGTGKTFAITRRYINILEDQEPEDIFLATFTRNAADEMKERISQKSGYRASEIFDAPISTFHAHCQKILERNGHEAPQILGIDEYLTEDVRVLESQIRERQEFEDFISNFKQRHEEHQDFFRIVRDDSNLLSLLKSIAAKGIMPENNSWFGDTEKYLDGDFDEFKQLFEEKNKPIKENGGSKQSELRRRLYSYKWKNFDPDAPSIDDIRGGYGTKQVRKDFCEKAFQEDREELKQFVHDLYTEYLEYCLSRNYLNFSFLMALTYALLHKKPQIREEESFEYIMIDEFQDTNEIQFKLALLLADKPNFCVVGDWKQSIYSFQYAAVENILEFEDRLEKYSGELNGSQERVNFSTEEVEKIELKKNYRSTQEILDISEKSLSLPANSNENPETPEITSLESETGEDGEVLRIEAEDEIEAVLTKIQELKQEESFDYSDIAVLARTRSFGLDLQQKARNYNISAAYEGGVELFTTNPAIVLLAWLRILQDRHSRRGWAVVLEEAGYKLEEAEKILEEGDYPINMLKFELELQKTDSVEAVAEKVFERYGYRNGFTEKIIEVLGDTFSSTYMNLGQLINFIEENIEEGEIYEVDSTGNENAVTIQTIHAAKGLEYPAVFISDVNRSKFPSTNGFSPCIIYKDPIGLRQCKKFLRNDYAYSFDNWRTEILEKCLSGEYDEERRLMYVAMTRAEKNLYITADEEKASTFFTELDIEKVESRDAPEKVEEENGERKVFQV; encoded by the coding sequence ATGACAGAGTTTTCTCCAAATAAGCAGCAGAAAGAACTGATAGAGAATACTGAAGGTATTTACCTAGTTGATGCTGGTGCTGGTACAGGTAAGACTTTCGCGATTACTCGGCGCTACATCAATATTTTGGAGGATCAGGAGCCTGAGGATATCTTCCTAGCTACTTTTACACGAAATGCTGCGGATGAGATGAAAGAGCGTATCAGCCAGAAATCCGGTTATCGAGCCTCTGAAATCTTTGATGCTCCGATTTCCACTTTCCATGCTCACTGCCAAAAAATCCTGGAGAGGAACGGTCATGAAGCACCTCAGATACTGGGAATAGATGAGTACCTTACTGAGGATGTTCGGGTTTTGGAGAGTCAGATTCGGGAGCGCCAGGAGTTTGAAGACTTTATATCTAATTTCAAGCAGAGGCATGAAGAGCATCAGGACTTTTTCAGGATTGTTAGGGACGACTCCAACCTGTTATCTTTACTCAAGTCGATCGCTGCGAAAGGAATAATGCCTGAAAATAATTCATGGTTTGGAGATACGGAAAAATACTTGGACGGCGATTTCGATGAGTTTAAACAGTTATTTGAAGAAAAGAATAAGCCGATTAAAGAGAACGGTGGTAGCAAACAGAGTGAGTTGAGGAGAAGGCTTTACAGCTATAAATGGAAGAACTTTGATCCGGATGCTCCTAGCATCGATGATATACGCGGAGGATATGGAACTAAACAGGTCAGAAAAGATTTTTGTGAAAAAGCATTCCAGGAGGACAGGGAAGAATTGAAACAGTTTGTACACGATCTCTACACAGAGTACTTGGAGTACTGCCTTTCTCGAAACTACCTGAATTTTAGTTTCCTGATGGCATTGACCTACGCATTACTACACAAAAAACCTCAAATCAGAGAGGAAGAGAGCTTCGAGTATATCATGATCGATGAGTTTCAGGACACGAACGAGATACAGTTCAAACTAGCGCTTCTACTCGCTGATAAACCTAACTTCTGTGTTGTAGGCGACTGGAAGCAGAGCATCTACAGTTTCCAGTACGCAGCTGTTGAAAACATACTGGAGTTTGAAGATAGGCTGGAGAAATACTCGGGAGAGCTGAATGGCAGCCAGGAGAGAGTAAACTTTTCAACTGAAGAAGTAGAGAAAATCGAATTGAAGAAGAACTATCGTTCAACCCAGGAAATACTTGATATATCTGAGAAAAGCCTTTCGCTTCCTGCCAACTCCAATGAAAACCCTGAGACGCCGGAAATCACTTCACTTGAATCAGAGACAGGGGAAGATGGAGAAGTACTGAGAATAGAAGCTGAGGATGAGATAGAAGCAGTTCTTACCAAGATACAGGAATTGAAGCAGGAAGAAAGTTTCGATTACAGTGATATAGCGGTTCTGGCTCGTACTAGAAGCTTTGGACTAGACCTACAGCAAAAAGCCCGGAACTACAACATCTCAGCTGCTTATGAGGGCGGAGTAGAATTATTCACCACTAATCCAGCAATTGTACTCTTGGCCTGGCTGAGAATCCTTCAGGACCGGCACTCTAGAAGGGGTTGGGCTGTTGTCCTGGAAGAAGCAGGCTACAAATTAGAAGAGGCGGAGAAAATACTTGAAGAAGGAGATTATCCAATCAACATGTTGAAATTTGAGCTGGAGCTTCAGAAAACTGATTCGGTTGAAGCTGTGGCTGAGAAAGTGTTTGAAAGATACGGGTATAGGAATGGATTTACTGAGAAGATCATAGAGGTGCTTGGAGATACTTTCTCCTCCACATACATGAATCTGGGGCAGTTGATTAACTTTATTGAGGAGAACATCGAGGAAGGCGAGATCTATGAGGTTGACAGCACAGGTAACGAGAATGCAGTGACTATACAGACTATTCACGCTGCTAAGGGGTTGGAGTATCCTGCAGTGTTTATCTCGGATGTCAATCGGTCGAAGTTCCCTTCCACGAATGGTTTCTCGCCCTGTATCATCTATAAAGATCCTATCGGGTTGAGGCAGTGTAAGAAGTTCTTGAGGAACGATTATGCATACAGTTTTGATAACTGGCGGACTGAGATCCTGGAAAAATGTCTTTCCGGGGAATATGACGAGGAGCGGCGTTTGATGTATGTTGCGATGACGCGTGCCGAGAAAAACTTGTACATTACAGCCGATGAAGAAAAGGCTTCAACATTCTTCACAGAACTAGATATAGAGAAAGTGGAGAGTAGAGATGCTCCTGAGAAAGTTGAGGAAGAAAATGGGGAAAGAAAGGTTTTCCAGGTT